The following is a genomic window from Clostridium sp..
AAAGGTAATATGCAGAAATATAGCTGATCTTCAGAACCTTCTTATGAATAAAATACAGGTTATAGATGGAATACAGCGGACAAATACATTTATATCACTTTACCAGCCAATAGACAGAAACATCCAGATAAGCCTGCAAAACAGCAGTAAACAAAATTCAAAAACCAAGTCATGATTTTGCTTATATTTTATGCCCCATTTGCACATAATACTTATGATAAATTTAAAAGGAGATGTGTTTTTATGAAGACACTTGATACAATAGCTCTCGTGTTAGTTGTCATAGGTGCTGTAAATTGGGGGTTGCTTGGATTTTTTCAGTATGATCTCATAGCTTCATGGTTTGGAACAATGTCTGCCCTTACAAGAACCATATACGCAATTGTAGGCATATGTGGTCTGTATTCCATATCCTTCTTCGGAAGAGACAGGACCGGCATAACCAATAGAGCCGAATAGTTACATATCCATAATTCATAGTATACTAAAATAGAGAAGGTTCCATCTGAACCTTCTCTATTTTTATCTAAGATTTTTCTTTATACCTCTTGTAATTGAATTCTCATAATCTATAAAATCATATACGTCATCTTTGAACAATGTGCTGAACCCTGCAAGTTCCTCCAGGGAAAGTTCCTCTATGGGTTTATTATTCTGCTCGCAGTAAAGGACTATTTCACCTATTACCTTGTGTGCATCCCTGAAAGCCATGCCTTTGTTTACAAGATAATCTGCGGCCTCGGTTGCATTTAAAAATCCAGTCTTTACTGCATTGAACATCTTATCACTATTTACTTTAAGAGTAGACAGCATCCCGTCCATTACCTTTGCACAGCTCAATACGGTTTTCACAGCATCAAAAAACTGCTCCTTGTCTTCCTGCATATCTTTGTTGTAGGCAAGCGGAATCCCTTTCATAACCGTCAGGAGGGACATGAGATCTCCATATACCCTTCCAGTCTTGCCCCTTATAAGTTCCGCTGCATCAGGATTCTTTTTCTGGGGCATTATACTGCTTCCCGTGGAAAACTCGTCATCTATGGTTACAAATCCAAATTCCCTGCTGCTCCACAATATAAGTTCTTCACTCAACCTGCTCAGGTGCATCATCATGATTGAAAAACATGAAAGGAGCTCCAGAGCGTAATCCCTGTCACTAACTCCGTCAAGGAAATTGCTTACAGGTTTCTTGAAACCGAGTTCTCCTGCAGTAAACTTCCTGTCTATATCATATGTAGTACCGGCCAGTGCGCAGCATCCAAGAGGGCTTTCATCCAGTAGGTCCACAGCATTTTCCACTCTCTTCCTATCTCTTCCAAGCATACTGTAATAAGCCATTATATGATGCTTGAAGGTAACTACCTGTGCCCTTTGAAGATGAGTATATCCTGGCATTATGAAATTATTTTTTTCCCCAAGTTCCTTCATGGTTTTCTGAAGGTTCACAATTGCATCAATGACTTCTCCAGCCTTGTTTTTTGCATATAACCTGAAGTCCAGAGCTACCTGATCATTTCTGCTTCTTGCAGTATGGAGCTTCTTGCCTACCTGCCCTACTCTGTCTATAAGATTGCTTTCCACAAAACTATGAATATCCTCATAGTCACCCTCTATTTTAAGTTTATCATCTTCAATATCTGAAAGTATGGATTTTAATCCCTTCAATATCAGGTCCCTGTCCTCTTCAGACAATATACCGCATCTGGCAAGCATCTTTACATGGGCCATGCTTCCGGTTATATCCTCTTTATAGAGTGTCCTGTCAAAACTTAGAGAACTATTGAAATCCTCCATGAGCTTGCTTTCAGATTTTTTGAATCTTCCTCCCCATAACTTCATAAAAATTTCCTTTCCTATTTCTGATTATTCTGATCCGATATGGCCTTTATCTTGCTTGGAAGGCTGAATATCTTGATGAATCCTTCTGCATCCTTGTGACTGTACAGCTCACTTGCACCAAATGAGGATATGTCTTCATCATAGAGTGCATTTTCAGCATCTATTCCGGCATTTATTATATTGCCCTTGTATATCCTGAGCTTAACCGTACCTGTAACATTTTTCTGGGTAACTTCCACAAAAGCATCAAGTGCTTCCCTGAGCGGTGTAAACCAGAGTCCGTCATATACCAGTTCGCCATATTTCTGTGATACAAGCTGTTTGTAATGATAGGTACTCTTGTCTACTGTAAGTCTTTCAAGGCATCTATGTGCTGCATAAAGTACAGTCCCACCAGGAGTTTCATAGACTCCCCTTGACTTCATCCCAACCAGTCTGTTTTCAACTATATCAATTACTCCTACTCCATTTCTGCCGCCTATTTTATTCAATTCGGTCAGAAGTTCCACAGGTGAGAGTTCCTTGCCATTTACTTTTTTAGGCACACCCTGCTGAAAATATATTTCTACATATTCAGGATTGTCCTCTGCCTGTTCCACAGGAGTCGTCATGGAATACATATCCCTTTTGTGTTCATTTATCGGATTTTCAAGATCTCCGCCTTCATGGCTTATATGCCATAGGTTTTTATCCTCCGAATATATTTTTTTCTTGGTTGCAGCAACTTCCACACCTTTTGAATGGGCATAATCTATGGCATCCTCCCTTGATTTTATATTCCAGATTCTCCATGGTGCAATTATCTTTATGGAAGGATCAAAAGAAGCTATTCCAACTTCAAAGCGCACCTGGTCATTTCCTTTTCCCGTACATCCATGTGCTATATACTTTGCTCCTTCCTTATGGGCAATCTCCACCAATTTTTTGGACATCAGCGGTCTTGCAAGAGAAGTTCCAAGCATATACTCATCTTCATACAGCAAATGTGCCTTAACAGCCTTGAAAAGATAGTCTTGTACAAACTCCTCTGTAAGATTTTCCACATATATCTTTGAAGCTCCAGTTTTCAACGCTTTTTTCTTTACTTTGTCGTAGTCATCTCCCTGACCTACATCTATGCAAACTGCTATTACATCCAGATCATAATTCTCCTTGAGCCATGGAATTATAATCGAGGTATCCAATCCGCCCGAATATGCTAATACTACTTTGTCTTTCATAAAATGACCCCCATCACATTTAAGTATTATCTTAATATTATATTATAATTATACATATAATATT
Proteins encoded in this region:
- a CDS encoding DUF378 domain-containing protein; the encoded protein is MKTLDTIALVLVVIGAVNWGLLGFFQYDLIASWFGTMSALTRTIYAIVGICGLYSISFFGRDRTGITNRAE
- the argH gene encoding argininosuccinate lyase — translated: MKLWGGRFKKSESKLMEDFNSSLSFDRTLYKEDITGSMAHVKMLARCGILSEEDRDLILKGLKSILSDIEDDKLKIEGDYEDIHSFVESNLIDRVGQVGKKLHTARSRNDQVALDFRLYAKNKAGEVIDAIVNLQKTMKELGEKNNFIMPGYTHLQRAQVVTFKHHIMAYYSMLGRDRKRVENAVDLLDESPLGCCALAGTTYDIDRKFTAGELGFKKPVSNFLDGVSDRDYALELLSCFSIMMMHLSRLSEELILWSSREFGFVTIDDEFSTGSSIMPQKKNPDAAELIRGKTGRVYGDLMSLLTVMKGIPLAYNKDMQEDKEQFFDAVKTVLSCAKVMDGMLSTLKVNSDKMFNAVKTGFLNATEAADYLVNKGMAFRDAHKVIGEIVLYCEQNNKPIEELSLEELAGFSTLFKDDVYDFIDYENSITRGIKKNLR
- a CDS encoding argininosuccinate synthase, translating into MKDKVVLAYSGGLDTSIIIPWLKENYDLDVIAVCIDVGQGDDYDKVKKKALKTGASKIYVENLTEEFVQDYLFKAVKAHLLYEDEYMLGTSLARPLMSKKLVEIAHKEGAKYIAHGCTGKGNDQVRFEVGIASFDPSIKIIAPWRIWNIKSREDAIDYAHSKGVEVAATKKKIYSEDKNLWHISHEGGDLENPINEHKRDMYSMTTPVEQAEDNPEYVEIYFQQGVPKKVNGKELSPVELLTELNKIGGRNGVGVIDIVENRLVGMKSRGVYETPGGTVLYAAHRCLERLTVDKSTYHYKQLVSQKYGELVYDGLWFTPLREALDAFVEVTQKNVTGTVKLRIYKGNIINAGIDAENALYDEDISSFGASELYSHKDAEGFIKIFSLPSKIKAISDQNNQK